Part of the Methylorubrum populi genome is shown below.
TTCCACGACAGAGCTTTTCCCTCGCCGTTCTCGACATCGCGGCGAAAGCGACCGAGATTGATTCGCCCCTCTCGCTCGATTCGCTCAAAAAAGGTCTTGCGGGGGTTTCCGAGCCGAATCCGGTGCAGCGGGTCGTCCTGACCGCGCTCTCAAGCGGGGCGAACGACCTCGACAAGGTCAGGAAGACGATCGAGGAATGGTACGACGGTACGATGGATCGGGTCTCCGGCTGGTACACCCGGCGCACGGCCCGCATCCTCGGTGCCCTGGGCCTCGCGACCGCCGTCTTTTTCAACGTCGATGCGATCACCGTTGCCCAGAGCTTGATCCGCGACAAGTCCTTGCGCGAGGCTGTCGTAGCCCAGGCGGAAAAGACCGGAAAATCCGGACTAAATGGCGGTGACGGCCAGCAGGACAAAAGCCTGACATTCGCCGAACTCAAGTCTCGGCTCGTCGAGATCGGCTTTCCCATCGGCTGGGTTTTGCAGGAGGACGGACTGTATCCCGGTCCGCAGAGTTGCGTCGTGGCAGGGATCGATGCGTCCACACAGCAGCCCAGGCAAACTTGCGCGATCGGCTGGTCTTTGATCACCGCCATCTGTGGCTGGCTCATCACAGCACTCGCCATCATGCTCGGGGCGCCGTTCTGGTTCGACGTCATGAACCGGTTCATGGTCGTGCGCTCGACCGTGAAGCCGAAGGAGAAAAGCCCGGACGAGGCGTCGGTCGATCGTCAGTACGATGAGCGAAAGGCCGGCGCCGCCGGCCAAGCGTGACCGCAAAGCTGGTCGGCGGCCCGATCGAAGGCATGGAAACAAGGAATCCTCTCACATCGAGATAAGGAAGGCGCGGCATGTCGATCAATCGGAAGTTCTTCTTCGAGGAAGTGAAGCTGCGCCTCTTCGACGGTTCGATGAGGCCGTCGCAGGTCTCATCGCTCAACGGTATTCTCGACGCTTGGGAATCCCGAACGGCCAGATCTGACGACCGCTGGCTCGCTTACATGCTCGGGACGACTCATCACGAGACCGGACGCACGATGCAGCCCGTACGGGAAACCTTCGCCTCGACCGACGACAAGGCCATCGCGATCCTGTCGAAGGCTTGGAAGGCCGGCAAGCTTCCATGGGTCGAGAGAGATTACTGGTCACGCGATGCGGACGGGAAGTCTTGGCTCGGTCGCGGCTTCGTTCAATTGACACACAAGACCAATTACCAAAAAATGTCGAATCTGACGGGCGAAGACTTGGTCAGTCATCCTGAAAACGCGATGAAGATCCCCGTCGCGACCAAGATCCTCATCGAGGGCATGATCGCCGGCTCGTTCACCGGTAAAAAGCTGGGTGATTATTTCAACCAGACCAAGGAAGACTGGGTCAACGCGCGAAGGATCATTAACGGCGTCGAAAGAGCCGAGTTGGTCGCCAGCTACGCCCGAAAATACTACGCGGCGATCAGCTACACGCTGTGATCACCGAACCGGACCGCGCTCGGGAGCGATCGAGCGGCGCGGCCGGTCACCACTCATGCGGGGAGCGACGGATCGACCGCTTCCGTCAGCGGCCGAAATCGGGCCATAAGCGGCGGCGATGAACAAAAGCGGCACTCTGCCGACGTGCCGTGCCGGAACGCCGTGACCGCCTCGTCCCTCCCTCCACGTTTCTCCGCATGGTTCGCCTCGCGCGGCTGGTCGCCCCGCCCGCATCAGCTCGAACTGCTCGCGACCGTGCGGGCCGGGCGCTCCGCGTTGCTCGTCGCGCCGACCGGCGCGGGCAAGACGCTGGCCGGCTTCCTGCCGAGCCTGGTCGAGCTGAGCGAGCGGACGACGAAGGAGAAAGGGCTCCACACCCTCTACATCTCGCCGCTCAAGGCGCTCGCCGTCGACATCGCCCGCAACCTCGATGCGCCGATCGCCGGCATGGATCTCGCCGTCACGGTCGAGACCCGGACCGGCGACACCCCGGCGCACAAGCGCGCCCGGCAGATCCAACGCCCGCCCGACATCCTGCTCACGACTCCCGAACAGCTCTCGCTGCTGCTCGCCCACCGCGAGGCGGAGGGGTTCTTCGCCGGGCTGCGCACCGTCGTGCTCGACGAATTGCACGCCCTCGTCACATCGAAGCGCGGCGATCTTCTCTCCCTCGCGCTCGCCCGGGTGCGGCGGCTGGCACCGGAGGCCCGCACCATCGGCCTCTCGGCCACGGTGCGCCAGCCGGACGAGCTGAGGAAGTATCTGGTCTCGCAAAACCCGTCCGCCTCCGCCAAGAGCGGAGGGATTTCGGCACCGCCCATGGCCGACCTCGTCGTGGTGAAGGGCGGCGCCAAGCCCGACCTGCACATGCTGGATATCGGCCGCACGCTGCCGCTCTCCGGCCACACCGCCCGGCACGCCATGCCGGCGATCTACGACCTGATCCGCGGGCACCGCATGGTGCTCGTCTTCGTCAATACGCGCCTGCAGGCCGAATATACCTTCCAGGAGCTGTGGCGGCTCAACGAGGACACGCTGCCGATCGCCCTGCATCACGGCTCGCTCGACGCCTCGCAGCGCCGCCGGGTCGAGGCGGCGATGGCGGCGGGACAGCTACGCGCCATCGTCTGCACCGCCACGCTCGATCTCGGCATCGATTGGGGCGACGTCGATCTCGTGATCAATGTCGGCGCGCCAAAGGGCGCGAGCCGGATCATGCAGCGGATCGGCCGGGCCAACCACCGCATGGACGAGCCCTCGAAAGCCTATCTCGTGCCCGGAAACCGCTTCGAGATGCTGGAATGCCGCGCCGCCCTCGACGCGGTGGAGGAAGCGGCGCAGGACACCCCCGACGCCCGCCTCGGCGCCCCCGACGTGCTCGCCCAGCACGTGCTCGGCATGGCCTGCGCCGACGCCTTCGACCCCCTCGGACTCTACGAGGAGATCATCTCGGCCGCGCCCTATGCGAGCCTGTCCTGGGAGGATTTCGAGGCGGTGGTCGATTACGTCGCCACCGGCGGCTACGCCCTGCGCGCCTACGAGCGCTTCGCCAAGATTCTTCGCGGGGCCGACGGGCGATGGAGGGTGCGCGACGCGCGGGTGGCGCAGCAATACCGCATGAACATCGGCACCATCATCGAGGCGACCCACATCAAGGTGCGGCTGACCCGGATGCTGCGCTCGAAACCGGGGACGGCGATCCCGCGCGGCGGGCGGGTGCTCGGCGAGATCGAGGAGGACTTTGCTGAGACGCTCACCGTCGGCGACACCTTCCTCTTCGCGGGCGAGGTGCTGCGCTTCGAGGGCCTGTCGGAAGACGAGTGCCTCGTGACCCGGGCCGGTCCCGGCACCGACCCGGCGATCCCCTCCTATGCCGGCGCGAAATTCCCGCTCTCGACCTTCCTCGCCGCGCGGGTGCGAGCGATCATCGCCGACCCGTTCGAATGGGACCGGCTGCCGCGCCAGCTCTCCGACTACCTCGCGCAGCAGCGCCGGCACTCGGCCCTGCCGGGGGAGCGCGACCTCCTGGTCGAGACCTTCGCACGCGCGGGGCGCCACTATCTCACGGCGTTTCCGTTCGAGGGGCGGCTCGCCCACCAGACTCTCGGGATGCTGCTGACCCGGCGCCTGGAGCGGGCCCGGCTGCGCCCGCTCGGATTTGCCGCCAACGATTACGGCATCGCCATCTGGTGCACGAAGGACGTGAGCGAGCGCGCCGCGCTCTCGCCCGGCTTCATGGAGGCCCTGTTCGACGAGGACATGCTCGGCGACGACCTCGAGGCGTGGCTCGACGAATCCGCGATGATGAAGCGTACTTTCCGGCAATGCGCGGTGATCGCCGGGCTGATCGAGCGCCGCTTTCCGGGCCAGAAGAAGACCGGGCGGCAGGTCACGATCTCGACCGACCTGATCTACGACGTGCTGCGCCGCCACCAGCCCGACCACCTGCTCCTGCGCGCCGCGCGGCAGGATGCGGCAACCGGACTCCTCGACGTGACCCGCCTCGGCATGATGCTGAGGCGCATCCGGGGGCGAATCACCCACAGGGCGCTCGACCGGGTCTCGCCGCTCTCCGTGTCCGTCATGCTCGAAATCGGGCGTGAGCGGGTCTACGGGGAGGGGGCCGACGAGATCCTGGCCGAGGCCGAAGCCGAGCTGCTGCAGGAGGCGCTCGGCTGACGCGGCGTGCCGCCTCCTCCGCATCGTTGAGGATGAAACCTTGGCACTCGGCCAGAGACTCGAGAAGACCGTGAAGGGCACCGACCTTGCGCTTGCCGGAGAGGCCCTCAGCCTCGACCGCACCGGCGCCCTGTGGCTGCCCGAACACCGCACCCTGGTGGTATCGGACCTGCACCTGGAAAAGGGCTCCTCCTTCGCCGCCCGTTCGGGCCAGTTCCTGCCGCCCTACGACACCCGCGAGACCCTGGCCTGCCTGCACGAGGTGATCCAGCGGCTCGACCCGGCCTGCGTTGTGGCGCTGGGCGATTCCTTCCACGATGCCCGCGGGCCCGAGCGGATGGAGCCCGGCGACCGGGCGATGATCGCCGCGCTTCAGGAGGGCCGGGACTGGGTCTGGATCGCCGGCAACCACGACGCGGCGGTGAGCGACGGTGTCGGCGGGCGCTACTGCGAGACGGTTTGCCTCGGCGGCCTGACGCTGCGGCACGAGCCGCTGGTGGGTGCGGGGGCGGGCGAGATCGCCGGTCATCTCCACCCCTGCGGCAAGGTGACGATGCGCGGCCGCTCCGTGCGCCGCCGCTGCTTCGTCGCCGACGGGCACCGCCTCGTGATGCCGGCCTTCGGCGCCTATACCGGCGGCCTCAACGTGCGCGACGCCGCCTTCGAGCCGCTCTTCCCCAAGGGGTTCACGGCCTACCTGCTCGGCGACGGGCGCGTCTTCGCCATCGGCCGGACCATGCTCGGGCGGGACTGAAGCCGCCTCACGCCGCGACCAGCAGCGCCGCCCCGGCGACCACCGACAGCGCCAGCCGCAGCCGGCCCATCCAGTTCGGCACCATGCCGCGGCGGGCGAGATCCTGATCGACCAGCCCCCACAGCAGCACCAGGGCGCCGAGGATGCGCAGGTCCCACGGGGCCGGGGCGGCGAGCGCTGCCCAAGCCAGCAGCGAGGGCACGATGGCGAGACCGTAATCGCGCCAGCCGGCGCCCCGCGCCGCCGCCACGCCCCAGCGGATCCCGCCGAGGAACGAGGCGATCACCGCCCCGTAGGCGGAAAGGATGACGCGCGGCGACAGGCCGATCGTGCCGAGTCCGACATCCGTGCCGCTCACCGACAGGGCGGCGAAGCCCACGAATGGAATCAGCCCCGCGATGCCGAGAAGGACCGCGCTCGCGGGAACCGTGTTCAGCCGCCCCATGCCGTCTCCTCGGCTGCTTGCTCTGGCTCCGATCCGCGCCGGATCGAGGCTGGCTCGTCGAGACACCCGCGGCCGGCGACCCGTGATCGGGCGGCCTTAATCCGGGCTTCAACGAGGAATTCCAAACGCGCAGATCCGCTCCCATCCCGCAACCGGGACCATTTGTTGCAGCGCGTGGTCCGCTTCTCGCACCGCGGACGGCAATGGGTGCTGGAAAGCGTCGGCGCGGGCATGGCCCCGCCGTGCCCGAACCGCGTACTGTGCCGCGATGCCGCTGCACCCGACCGACCTGAGCATAGCCCTGCGCCGGCTGCGCGGCTCCTCCGGGGATGCCTGGACGATCTGGCGCAGGCGGATCCTGTTCCTGGCCGGCGGTGTCTGTGTCGGCTTGGCGGCGGTGCTGATGGCGAAGGCGGCCGACGCGGCGCAGGCGGCGTTCCGCCAGACCCTCCACCTCTCGCCGGCCCTGGCGCTGCTCCTCTGCCCGGCCGGCTTCGCCCTGGCGGCGTGGCTGGCCCGGACGGTGTTCCCGAACTCGCAGGGCTCCGGCATCCCGCAGGTGATCGCCGCCCGCGCCCTCGACGATCCGCAGGCCCGCCATGCCCTGATCTCGCTCAGGGTCGCGGCGGGCAAGATCGTCGTGATGTGTCTCGGCCTCCTGTGCGGCGCCTCCATCGGCCGCGAGGGCCCGACGGTGCAGGTCGGCGCAGCGATCATGGCGACCCTCGGCCGGCTGAGCCCGGAGCGGATGCGCGGCCTGCTCCTCGCGGGTGGCGCGGCCGGTGTCGCGGCCGCCTTCAACACGCCGCTCGCCGGCATCGTGTTCGGCATCGAGGAGCTCGGCCGGGCCTATGACCGGCGCGGCAGCGCCCTCATCGTCGCCGCCATCGTTGCCGCGGGCCTGACCTCGCTGGCGATCCTCGGCGACTACACGTATTTCGGCACTTCCGACGCGCAGCTCTCCCTGACCGCCGGATGGCTCGCGGTGCCCGTGCTCGGCGTGGCCGGCGGACTCGCCGGCGGGCTGTTCAGCCGCGTCGTGATCGGGTTCGCCCGCGGCCTTCCGGGCCGGACCGGCGCCTGGATCGGGCGCCGTCCCATTCTGTTCGCGACGCTCTGCGGCCTCGGCGTTGCCCTGTGCGGACTGGCCTCCGGCGGAGCCGTCTACGGCACCGGCTATGAGGAGGCCCGCGGGATCCTCCACGGCGAGAGCGATCCGCGCTGGGCGTTCGCGCCGCTGAAGTTCCTGGCGACCGTGCTGTCCTCGATCAGCGGCATCCCCGGCGGCCTGTTCGCCCCCTCGCTCGCCGTCGGCGCCGGGCTCGGCGCCCACGCGAGCCTCGTCCTCACGGACGTCCCCGTGGGCGCGCTCGTGCTGATCGGCATGACCGCCTACCTGACCGGCGTGCTGCAGGCACCGATCACCTCCTTCGTGATCGTCACGGAGATGACCCAGAACCACGCGATGATGATTCCGCTGATGCTCGCGGCGCTGATCGCCGACGCGATGTCGAAGGCGGTCTGCCGGGGCGGGCTCTACCACACGCTGGCGGAGTTGCTGGTGCAGCGGGCAGCCAGGGAACGAGGCATCTAAAGAGCGAACCGCGGCGGAACGCCGCCGGCCCGTTGGAAGTTACTGCTCCGCTTTCGTATCGGAGTGGACTGCCATGACGCTTCTCAAGTGGGCCGCCATCGCCTTCGTCATCTCGCTCGTCGCGGGCGCTCTCGGCTTCACCGGCATCGCGTCCGGCGCGAGTTCGATCGCCCGCATCCTGTTCGGCCTGTTCCTCGTGCTCGCCATCGTCATCGTGGTGATCGCGCTGGCGATCGGTCAGGCGGTGTTCTGACCCCCCGGCTCAGACCGTGCGCCTCGACGGCCGCACCGCCCTCGTCACCGGCGCCTCCTCCGGGATCGGCGCCGAGACGGCCCTCGGACTCGCCCGTCTCGGGGCAAGGGTCGGCCTCGTCGGGCGCGACCGCGAGCGCACCGAACGCGCCGCCGCGCATCTGCGCCGGGAAACCGGCGGCGCGGCGGACGTCTTCCTCGCCGATTTGTCGAGCCAGTCCGAGATCCGCCGCCTCGCGGGCGAGGTGAGGGCGCGCTATCCCGCCCTCGACATCCTCGTGAACAATGCCGGCGCGATCTACTCCGAGCGCCACGTCACCGCCGACGGGATCGAGCGGACCTGGGCGCTCGACCATCTCGCCTACGTGCTGCTGACCCACGAGCTGCGCGCGTCGCTCGAAGCCGCGCCGCGCGCCCGCATCGTCAATCTCGCCTCCGCCGCCCATACCCGCGGGCGGATCGACTTCGACGATCTCGGCGGGGAGCACCGCTATTCCGCGATGAAGGCCTATGCCCAGGCCAAGCTCGGCAACGTGCTGTTCACCTACGCGCTGGCCCGCCGGCTGGCCGGCAGCCCCGTCACCGTCAACGCGGTGCATCCGGGCGTGGTGGCCAGCGATTTCGCCAAGAACACCCACGGCGTTCTCGGCTTCGCCTGGGGCCTGATCCGCCCGTTCCTGATCTCGACCGAGGCGGGTGCCAGGACCTCGCTCCACGTCGCCACCGCGCCCGAACTCGACGGCGTGAACGGGCGCTACTTCGCCAAGAGCCGCGAGACGGCCTCGTCCGCACGCAGCCGGGACGAGGCGCTGCAGGAGCGGGTGTGGGCGCTCAGCCGGCGGCAGGTCGGGATCGAGGCGTCGAGCTCCGCAGCGTGACGGCGCAAGCCCGTCCGGTTCGCCATCTCAGAAATGACTGAACGAGGTGCGGGCGAAATCCATGGCCCGGCCCTCCGTGTCGAGGAAGAGCGGCGCTCCATCACCCGCCGCGACGGTGCCGATGGCCGCGGCCGGAACGCCCGCCATCCGCGCCTCGGCCAGAAAGGCGGACAGATCGTCCGGCGGCACGGCGCAGAGGATTTCGTAGTCGTCGCCGCCGGTGAGCGCGGTGGCGAGCCGGCTCGGATCACCGGCGATGGCCGCCTCGGCGGCGGGCGAGAGCGGCACCGACGGCACATCGATCCGCGCGGTCAGCCCCGTTCCGGCAAGCATCTTTCGCAGGTCGCCCGCGAGCCCGTCGGACACGTCCATCGCCGCGCGGGCGTGGCGGCGCAGTGCCGGGACGAGGGCGAGACGCGGGCGCGGGTGAAGGTAGCGGTCGAGCAGGGCGTCGCGGTGGGACGCGTCCAGCGCGGGATCGGGCGCGAGCCGCAGGGCGAGGCCGAGCGCCGCATCGCCGATGGGGCCGCTGACGCAGAGCCGGTCGCCGGCCCGCGCCGCCTGCCGGCGCAGCATCGCGCCCGCCGGCACCTCGCCGAAGGCGGTGACGCCGATCAGAGCCGGTCCACCGGACCGCACGGTGTCGCCGCCCAGCAGCGGACAGCCATGGGCACGGCTCGCCTCACCGAGACCCGCGGCGAAGGCCGCGAGCCACGCCTCCGTCCAATCGTCCGGCAGCGCAAGGGTCAGCAGGAAGCCGCGCGGGCTGGCCCCCTTGGCAGCCAAGTCCGAGAGATTCACGCCGAGCGCCTTCACGGCGATCGAGCCGGGCGGGTCGTCGGGGAAGTAATGAACGCCGGCCACGACGGCGTCGGCCGTGACCACGAGGTCGTGCCCCGGCGTCGGCGTCAGACTGGCGGCGTCGTCGCGCAGGCCCTCGGCACCGGGGCCGCTGAGCGGCGCGAAGTAGCGCGCGATCAACGCCTCCTCGCCGGCCCGCTCCATTCCGGTCAGCCCTTCTTCGCCGTCGTCGGGCCGGGGGCGGCGGGGATGCCGAATTCGGTGGAGCGCACCTCGCGGCCGACCCGGTCCAGCACGGCATTGACCATGCCCGGCTCGTCGCCGCCGTAGAAGCTGTGGGCGACATCGACATATTGCGAGATCGCGGCCCGGGCCGGCACGTCGCGGCGGAACATCAGCTCGTAGGCGCCGGCGCGTAGGATCGCGCGCAGCACGACTTCGAGCCGGCGCAGCGGCCAGCCCTTGGCGAGCGCCGCGTCGAGCTTCGGGTCGATCGCGCGCTGCTCCTCCACGGCGCCGCGCAGCACGTCGCGGAAGAACGCGGTCTCGGCCGGGGGATGGACGACGCCGTCGATCTCCTGGCCGATCCAGAAGGCCTCGAACTCGGCGAGCGCGTCGATCACGCCCTTGTCCGAGATCTCCATCTCGTAGAGCGCCTGCACCACGGCGAGGCGGGCGCCGGTACGGGTGTTCGGTTTCGACGAGGCCGGCGTCTGGGCCGGCGGCGCGGCGGGTTCGGTCATCGGGCGGGTTCCAGATTGGCGGCGCGCTTGATGGCGAGGAGGCTCAGCGCCGCCTCCGCCGCACCGCCGCCCTTGTTCATGTCGGAGACCCGGGCACGGGCGAGCGCCTGCTCCATGGTCTCCACGGTGAGGATGCCGTTGCCGAGCGGCAGGTGCTCGGACACGGAGAGGTCCATCAGCGCGCGGGCGCTCTCGCCCGCGACGATGTCGTAGTGCCCCGTCTCGCCGCGGATGACGCAGCCGAGCGCCACCGCCGCGTCGTAGGGGCCGCCGGCCTTGCGGCCCGCCTCCATCAGGATCGCGATGGCGGCCGGAATTTCGAGGGCACCCGGGACCGTAAAGACCCGCGCCTCGGCGCCGACCGCCTCGATGGCCGCCCGGGCCCCTGCCAGCAGCTCGTCGGCGACGTCGTCGTAGTAGCGCGCCTCAACCACCAGCACACGGGTGCCGGCCAAGCTCTCAAGAATGCTTTTGGGCGCGTCCGCGTCCCGGCGTTGGGAGACCATGCGTGTGACGTTCCGGGCTGCGTTCGCGAAAGTTCGGGGCGGGCCGGAGGGTTAGCCCAAGTGCCGCGCGCTCCACAAGCGCCGCGGGACGCAGGCCGCGCGCGCCCGCGGCGCAGTACCGCCGCGCGCCACACCGGTCCCGGCCCGGAGATCCCTCGCATTTTGATTGAACCGGAGAGGTTTGGCCCATCACATCGAGGAGAAGCGCCGCCGTCACAACCTGCGATGAGCGCGGTTAACCCGTCCGAAGTCGTTACCGGCGATAGATTCCCCGACGCGAGTTGTGGGCCCTCGAATGGCGGTCCCGCACGGGAGACGGGGGTTATCCGGCATGGCGGCCCAGCGGGTGCGAAGGTCCGAGACGGCACCGATCCCGATCGCGGCGGCAGCCGCGTCTCCCCTGGCGCCGCCGCTGGTGATCGATCTCGACGGCACGCTGCTGCGCACGGATCTGCTCCTCGAAGGGATCATCGCGCTGCTGCGGCGCAATCCGCTGATGCTGCTGGCGATGCTGCTGTGGCTGCCGCGGGGCCGGGCCTTCTTCAAGCGCCGCATCGCGGAGGGCGCCGGACTCGACATCGCGGCCCTGCCGGCCAACGAGGCGCTGCTTGCCCATATCGAGGCGCGGAAGGCCGCGGGTCAGGAGATCGTGCTCGCCACCGCCGCCGACGAGCTGATGGCACTGCGGGCGCTGCGGCGCTTTCCCGTCTTCGATCGGGTGGTGGCGAGCGACGGGGTTCGGAACCTGAAGGGGGAGGCCAAGGCGGCCCAGCTCCGGGCGCTCTACCCGCAGGGCTTCGACTACGCGGGCGATGCCGCCGCCGACCTGCCGGTCTGGGCCGCCGCGCGCCGGGTGATCGTGGTGGGGGCGTCCCCCGGCGTGCTGCGGGCGGCCCGGCGGCTCGGCAAACCGGTCGAGGAGTTTCCCGCGGCCTCGCGCGCCCGTGCGCTGCTCAGGGCCCTGCGCCCGCACCAGTGGGCCAAGAATGCCCTGGTCTTCCTGCCGCTCGTGCTCGGCGGCCGGGCCGGGGAGGCGCAGGCCTGGGCAAGCGCCTTCCTGGCCTTCCTCGCGCTCGGGCTCGTCGCCTCGGCGAGCTACCTGTTGAACGACCTGCTCGATCTCTCCCACGATCGGGCCCACTGGTCGAAGCGCGTGCGTCCCCTGGCGAGCGGCCGGCTTCCGATCGCCACCGGCCTGGTGGCGCTCGTCGTCGGCTTCATCGGCGGGCTCGCGGTCGCGGCCTGTGCAGGGACGGCGGTGCTCACCGGCGTGCTCGCCTATCTCGCTCTGACGCTGACCTATTCCGCGTGGCTCAAGCGGGTGCCGATGCTCGACGCGTTGACGCTCGGGAGCCTGTTCACCCTGCGCATCGCCGTCGGCGTCGCGGCGGTCGCGGTGGCGTGGTCGCCCTGGCTTCTCACCTTCTCGATGTTCCTGTTCACCTCGCTGTGCTTCGCCAAGCGCCACACGGAACTGCGCGGCGCCGTGCGGCGCGGCCAGGCCGGCACCATCGCCGGGCGCGGTTACCAGCCGGCCGACGAGGCGGTGGTGCTCGCCTTCGGCGTCGCCGCCGGCCTCTCCAGCGTCGTCATCTTCATTCTCTATCTGGCCAATGAGGCGTTCCACCACGCCGCGCTCGCCGCGCCGCTGACCCTGTGGAGCTTCCCGCTGATCCTCGTCCTGTTCCTGGGCCGGGTCTGGCTGCTGGCGGGGCGGGATGCGCTCCACGACGATCCGGTCGCCTTCGCGATCAAAGACCGCCCGAGCCTCGCGCTCGCGGGCATGGCCGGGATCGCCTTCGCCGCGGCCGCCTTCGGCCTGCCGCCGGGCCTCGTCCCGTGATCGGCAGCGAGGTCGTCCGCTTCCTCATCGCCGGCGGCTCGGCGACGGCGATCAACTGGCTCACGCGGATCCCGCTCTCCCTCGTACTGCCCTTCGAGGCGGCGCTGCTGGCCGCCTACGGCCTCAGCATGGCCGCGTCGTTCTGGCTCTATCGGGCCTTCGTCTTCCGGGCGGCGTCGCGGGGATCGCTGCGGGGGCAGGTCTGGCTGTTCCTAGCGGTGAACGCCGTCGGCGCGTCCGTCGTGCTCGTGGTGAGCACGGTGGCACTCGCGGGCCTGACCGTCCTGCTGCCGAATCTGAAGCTGCCGGTCGCCCAGGCGCTCGCCCACGGCCTCGGCATCGCGGTGGGCGCCGTGGCGAACTATCTCGGCCACCGGCTCCTCACCTTCGCCGCGGGCGCCCGGCCCGCGTCCCAGAGCCTGTAGTCAGAGCCTGTAGACCGAGAGCAGCGTCACCACGGCGAGGTTCGACACCAC
Proteins encoded:
- a CDS encoding UbiA family prenyltransferase, whose protein sequence is MAAQRVRRSETAPIPIAAAAASPLAPPLVIDLDGTLLRTDLLLEGIIALLRRNPLMLLAMLLWLPRGRAFFKRRIAEGAGLDIAALPANEALLAHIEARKAAGQEIVLATAADELMALRALRRFPVFDRVVASDGVRNLKGEAKAAQLRALYPQGFDYAGDAAADLPVWAAARRVIVVGASPGVLRAARRLGKPVEEFPAASRARALLRALRPHQWAKNALVFLPLVLGGRAGEAQAWASAFLAFLALGLVASASYLLNDLLDLSHDRAHWSKRVRPLASGRLPIATGLVALVVGFIGGLAVAACAGTAVLTGVLAYLALTLTYSAWLKRVPMLDALTLGSLFTLRIAVGVAAVAVAWSPWLLTFSMFLFTSLCFAKRHTELRGAVRRGQAGTIAGRGYQPADEAVVLAFGVAAGLSSVVIFILYLANEAFHHAALAAPLTLWSFPLILVLFLGRVWLLAGRDALHDDPVAFAIKDRPSLALAGMAGIAFAAAAFGLPPGLVP
- a CDS encoding GtrA family protein, whose protein sequence is MIGSEVVRFLIAGGSATAINWLTRIPLSLVLPFEAALLAAYGLSMAASFWLYRAFVFRAASRGSLRGQVWLFLAVNAVGASVVLVVSTVALAGLTVLLPNLKLPVAQALAHGLGIAVGAVANYLGHRLLTFAAGARPASQSL